A section of the Prionailurus bengalensis isolate Pbe53 chromosome C2, Fcat_Pben_1.1_paternal_pri, whole genome shotgun sequence genome encodes:
- the LOC122491404 gene encoding WAS/WASL-interacting protein family member 1-like, with amino-acid sequence MQLNCVLYVSLTPMFKWEGKQEKSHLADFAKMRTSIARGPGPPTLPPPSPNAFKHRGGSGVQKRGAPNSCHPSPPIAPFLSTVNFCARCTAQNLLRCASGGGVRGGGGGEELFSHRGGKGKRRERKEGGAGLPEGPPTLAPGACRARASRARTTLSRATPSQPGRSPHTRGGAAGAPRHESPTQEKGATHRSKPSPAAAAPPGATSRPPWGRRRRRRRCLEQPPKQSQAGSAATAVTSRTGRRRPSLAGPAAQAAWPCARALLPPPPPARSPPTLPLSRRAIRARALAPAPPPGLLTRSPSALRARVRAPVCFDEVWIPLPRNGTRWTCGSRPATLHSPPPRCIRQPPQEAERVFLRLPGTSLPPPSPRFSRASHTTQGPVPSLQRSSSALTPTVTLQERRLALRSPDLGVTAHTSPSCRVLARTCACVP; translated from the coding sequence ATGCAACTTAATTGTGTCCTTTATGTTTCCTTAACTCCTATGTTCAAGTGGGAGGGCAAACAGGAGAAATCCCATCTTGCAGACTTCGCCAAAATGCGCACTTCTATCGCAAGAGGCCCgggccctcccactctccctcctccatccccaaATGCGTTTAAACACAGAGGAGGAAGCGGGGTGCAAAAGAGGGGGGCCCCCAACAGTTGCCACCCCTCGCCTCCGATCGCGCCCTTTCTCTCCACAGTTAATTTCTGTGCGAGGTGCACGGCTCAGAACCTTCTTCGGTGTGCATCTGGAGGTGgagtacgggggggggggggaggagaagaactCTTCTCCCACCgaggggggaaagggaagaggagggaaaggaaggaagggggcgcAGGATTACCCGAGGGCCCTCCTACGCTCGCACCAGGAGCGTGCAGGGCCCGAGCGTCCCGCGCTCGGACCACCCTTTCTAGGGCGACGCCGAGCCAGCCGGGGCGCAGCCCACACACCCGCGGGGGCGCCGCGGGGGCGCCGAGACACGAGTCGCCGACCCAGGAAAAAGGGGCTACTCACCGCAGCAAGCCgagcccagcagcagcagcaccaccaGGGGCCACATCGCGGCCGCCGTGGGGTCGCCGCCGGCGCCGCCGCAGGTGTCTGGAGCAGCCACCGAAGCAGTCACAGGCAGGATCTGCCGCCACTGCCGTCACAAGCAGGACCGGCCGCCGCCGTCCGTCACTGGCAGGACCCGCCGCCCAGGCTGCCTGGCCGTGCGCACGCGCgctcctgccaccccccccccccgctcgctcccctcccaccctcccgcTCTCCCGCCGCGCGATACGCGCACGCGCActcgcccccgccccgccgccgggGCTGTTGACGCGAAGCCCTTCGGCTTTGCGGGCTCGAGTCCGCGCTCCGGTCTGCTTCGACGAGGTCTGGATCCCGCTCCCCCGCAATGGCACGCGCTGGACTTGCGGGTCACGTCCCGccaccctccactccccacccccacggtGTATTCGCCAGCCGCCACAGGAGGCTGAGCGTGTGTTCCTACGTTTACCCGGTACCTCCTTGCCCCCGCCCTCTCCGCGGTTCTCCCGTGCCTCTCACACCACCCAGGGCCCCGTGCCCTCCCTGCAACGGTCCTCTTCCGCTCTCACTCCCACCGTCACGCTTCAGGAGCGCCGCCTGGCGCTGCGCTCCCCCGACCTGGGCGTCACCGCCCACACGAGCCCCTCCTGCCGCGTCCTCGCCCGAACCTGTGCCTGCGTCCCCTAA